A portion of the Methylobacterium currus genome contains these proteins:
- a CDS encoding IS5 family transposase (programmed frameshift): protein MLTDAQWAELEPLVEACRPKGKTPPQELRRTISAILWRHHNGASWRAIPAELGPWWQAAQIFIRWARAGVWERLLDLVQSRGVALGMVFLDGTNIRAHQKAAGAAKKGGSGAERDHREALGRSRGGYGTKACVIADGRGRPVGFRLAPGQAHELPHALPLLDQLPGVPKWVVADRGFSSHGFREAIWTAGARPAIPTKSNEAPLACPDWIYTNRNIVERLWARLKEWRAVATRYEKTAVSFMGVLCLAATLLWIK, encoded by the exons ATGCTGACGGACGCTCAGTGGGCCGAACTGGAACCGCTGGTGGAAGCCTGCCGGCCCAAAGGCAAGACGCCGCCCCAAGAGCTGCGCCGCACGATCTCAGCCATCCTCTGGCGGCATCACAACGGCGCCTCTTGGAGGGCCATTCCAGCCGAGTTGGGTCCCTGGTGGCAGGCCGCCCAGATCTTCATCCGCTGGGCGCGCGCCGGCGTCTGGGAGCGGCTGCTCGACCTCGTGCAGAGCCGCGGCGTCGCGCTGGGCATGGTGTTTCTCGACGGCACGAACATTCGAGCCCACCAGAAGGCGGCGGGCGCGGCCA AAAAGGGGGGATCTGGAGCCGAGCGAGACCATCGTGAAGCTCTTGGCCGCTCGCGTGGCGGCTATGGCACCAAGGCCTGCGTGATCGCCGATGGACGGGGCCGCCCCGTCGGTTTCCGCCTCGCGCCCGGTCAGGCGCATGAACTGCCCCACGCCCTTCCGCTGCTCGATCAACTGCCCGGGGTGCCGAAGTGGGTGGTGGCCGACCGTGGCTTCTCCAGCCACGGCTTTCGCGAGGCGATCTGGACCGCCGGGGCCCGGCCCGCGATCCCGACCAAGAGCAACGAGGCCCCGCTCGCCTGTCCTGACTGGATCTACACCAATCGCAACATCGTCGAGCGACTGTGGGCGCGCCTCAAGGAATGGCGGGCCGTTGCCACACGCTACGAGAAGACTGCCGTCAGCTTCATGGGCGTCCTCTGCCTCGCCGCTACGCTCCTCTGGATCAAGTGA
- a CDS encoding MerR family DNA-binding protein has product MRDLTIGKAAQDAGVGVETIRFYERQGLIEQPVKGAGYRTYSPEVVGRIRFIRQAQRIGFSLKETQELLALRANPAADCAEVRAQAQHKIAEVDEKISELLRVRAALEAVVASCPGRGGLGDR; this is encoded by the coding sequence ATGCGGGATCTGACCATTGGAAAGGCGGCGCAGGACGCCGGCGTGGGCGTCGAGACCATCCGCTTCTACGAGCGCCAAGGTCTGATCGAGCAGCCCGTCAAAGGAGCCGGGTATCGGACCTACTCGCCCGAGGTGGTCGGCCGCATCCGCTTCATCCGGCAGGCCCAGAGGATCGGGTTTTCCCTGAAGGAGACGCAGGAACTCCTCGCCCTGCGCGCCAACCCGGCCGCCGATTGCGCCGAGGTGCGAGCCCAGGCCCAGCACAAGATCGCGGAGGTCGACGAAAAGATCTCCGAGCTCCTCCGCGTGCGCGCAGCCCTGGAGGCCGTGGTCGCTTCCTGCCCCGGACGCGGCGGACTTGGGGACCGGTGA